Within Kutzneria chonburiensis, the genomic segment ACGCCGCGGTTGCGGGCAGCGGGATGGACCAGCAACTCGCCGACCGGGTGGCCGTTGGAGTCGCCGTCGGTGTCCAGGTGGGCGTAGCCGACCACGCGGCCGTTGTCCTCGGCCAGCACGTGCGTGCCGGGCTTGGCCACGAACGAGGGCAGCTCACCGGCGCCCGTCCGGTTGTCGGCGAGGCGAGCCGCCTCGAAGATGCCGGCCACCGAATCAACCTCGACCGCGGTCAGCCGGTTCCGCCCCGTCAGCTCTGCCACGTGGTCCGACGCTACCGGTCAGCGGAACTGCTGGGCCAGCGCACGGAAGGCGTCGGACTCCGAATCGTCGTGCGTGTCGTGGTCGACGCCGACACCGCCGCCGGTGCGGGCGCCGGGCCGGGAGGGACGGACGAACTTGTAGCCCACGTTGCGCACGGTGCCGATCATCAGCTCGTGCTCGGGGCCGAGCTTGGCCCGCAGCCGCCGGACGTGCACGTCGACCGTGCGGGTGCCGCCGAAGAAGTCGTAGCCCCAGACCTCCTGGAGCAGCTGGGCCCGGGTGAACACCCGGCCCGCGTGCTGGGCGAGGTACTTGAGCAGCTCGAACTCCTTGTACGTGAGCTCGAGCGGCCGGCCCTTGAGCCGGGCCGTGTAGGTCGCGTCGTCGATGACCAGCTCGCCGAGCTGGATGGCGCCGGCCGCGCCGGACTGCTCCGGCTTGCGGCGGGAGCTGACCAGCCGGAGCCGGGCGTCGACCTCGGCCGGGCCGGCGTTGGGCAGCAGGATCTCGTCGACGCCCCAGTCGGCGGTGACGGCGACCAGGCCGCCCTCGGTGACGATCGCCACAACCGGGACCTCGATGCCGCTGCTGGACAGCAGCCGGCACAGCGAGCGGGCGCCGGCCAGGTCACCTCGGGCGTCCACCAGCACGGCGTCGTGTGGACCGGCCTCGAGCAGCGCGGACACCTCGGGCGCGAGCGGACGCACCACGTGCGGCAGCAGCGACAGCGCCGGCAGCACCGACGACGGGTCCGGATCCCCGGTCAACAGCAGCAGATCTACACCCATGGGCAAGCCGCCTCCTCTCGCGCGCCGCGACCCGACCACCGGTGGTCGGGAAAGCGGCGTACGGTGGCCAGGCCCCGTTGCCTGCGGATGTCCGGGAGAATACCTGCCGTGACCAGCCCCGAGCCGGGCCGAAACACGCGCGTCACACGAATTAACACAGGTGGGGAGATACCGGCGATGACCACTGCGTCCCGTCCGCGCACCGGCCGACGGTGGAAAGTGCTGGTCGCGCTGCTGTTGGTGCTGGCCGCGCTGCTGGTCGCGGCCGACTTCACCTTCGCCGCGGTTGCTGAGTACCAGGTGTCCAA encodes:
- a CDS encoding winged helix-turn-helix transcriptional regulator, with protein sequence MGVDLLLLTGDPDPSSVLPALSLLPHVVRPLAPEVSALLEAGPHDAVLVDARGDLAGARSLCRLLSSSGIEVPVVAIVTEGGLVAVTADWGVDEILLPNAGPAEVDARLRLVSSRRKPEQSGAAGAIQLGELVIDDATYTARLKGRPLELTYKEFELLKYLAQHAGRVFTRAQLLQEVWGYDFFGGTRTVDVHVRRLRAKLGPEHELMIGTVRNVGYKFVRPSRPGARTGGGVGVDHDTHDDSESDAFRALAQQFR